One Lysinibacillus sp. OF-1 DNA segment encodes these proteins:
- a CDS encoding fumarate hydratase, with amino-acid sequence MNLQTLEKSLYDLITETSTNLPKDVRRAIKKAKEAENAGTRAAMSLDTIANNIIMAEDNVSPICQDTGLPTFKIYTPVGVNQLEIKAAIKKAINDTTADAKLRPNAVDSLTGANSGNNLGDGLPVMKFEQWEKDYITIKLILKGGGCENKNIQYSLPCELEGLGRAGRDLDGIRKCILHSVYQAQGQGCSAGFIGVGIGGDRSSGYDLAKEQLFRHVEDTNPNSDLAKLEEYVVKTANTFGIGTMGFGGEATLLGCKIGVMHRIPASFYVSVAYNCWAYRRMAVDIDPQTGEIMNWHYQEGEKITFKEDEVAATTEDTTTNLVELTAPITEEQIRSLKVGDVVSITGRMYTGRDAIHHHLMSHDAPVDLNGQVIYHCGPVMAKDEEGHWTVKAAGPTTSIREEPYQGDIMKKFGIRAVIGKGGMGPKTLKALNEHGGVYLNAIGGAAQYYADCIKGVDGVDLMEFGIPEAMWHLNVENFTAVVTMDSHGNSLHADVDKSSLDKLALHAERVF; translated from the coding sequence ATGAATCTACAAACTTTGGAGAAAAGTCTTTATGATTTAATTACTGAAACATCTACGAATTTACCTAAGGATGTACGTCGTGCTATTAAAAAAGCAAAAGAAGCTGAGAATGCTGGTACACGTGCTGCAATGAGCTTAGACACAATTGCAAATAATATTATTATGGCAGAAGATAATGTGTCACCAATTTGTCAGGATACAGGGCTACCAACTTTCAAAATCTATACACCTGTTGGCGTAAACCAATTAGAAATTAAAGCTGCAATCAAAAAAGCAATCAATGATACAACAGCAGATGCTAAATTACGTCCAAACGCGGTAGATTCTTTAACTGGTGCAAACAGTGGGAATAACCTTGGTGATGGTTTACCAGTTATGAAATTCGAACAATGGGAAAAAGATTACATTACAATTAAATTAATTCTAAAAGGCGGCGGCTGTGAAAATAAAAACATTCAGTACAGCTTACCATGCGAATTAGAAGGTCTTGGTCGTGCAGGTCGTGACTTAGACGGTATTCGTAAATGTATTTTACACTCTGTGTACCAAGCACAAGGTCAGGGCTGTTCAGCTGGTTTCATCGGTGTAGGCATTGGTGGAGATCGTTCTTCTGGCTACGATTTAGCAAAAGAACAATTATTCCGCCATGTTGAAGATACAAACCCAAATTCAGATCTTGCAAAATTAGAAGAGTATGTTGTCAAAACAGCTAATACATTCGGTATTGGTACAATGGGCTTCGGTGGTGAAGCAACATTACTAGGCTGTAAAATTGGGGTGATGCACCGTATCCCTGCTTCCTTCTATGTATCAGTAGCTTATAACTGCTGGGCTTACCGTCGTATGGCTGTGGACATCGATCCACAAACAGGCGAAATTATGAATTGGCACTACCAAGAAGGTGAAAAAATCACGTTCAAAGAAGATGAAGTAGCTGCTACAACAGAAGATACAACTACAAATCTAGTAGAGCTTACTGCACCAATTACGGAAGAACAAATTCGCTCACTAAAAGTGGGAGATGTCGTTTCTATTACTGGTCGTATGTATACTGGCCGTGACGCTATCCACCACCATTTAATGAGCCACGATGCACCAGTGGACTTAAATGGACAAGTTATTTATCACTGCGGACCTGTAATGGCAAAAGATGAGGAAGGCCACTGGACAGTAAAAGCAGCTGGACCAACTACTTCTATTCGTGAGGAGCCTTACCAAGGTGATATCATGAAAAAATTCGGTATCCGTGCTGTGATTGGTAAAGGTGGAATGGGACCAAAAACATTAAAAGCTCTAAATGAACATGGTGGCGTTTACTTAAATGCAATCGGTGGAGCAGCCCAATACTATGCAGACTGCATTAAAGGTGTTGACGGCGTTGATTTAATGGAATTTGGTATTCCAGAAGCTATGTGGCACTTAAATGTAGAAAACTTTACAGCAGTTGTAACAATGGACTCACATGGTAACTCTCTACATGCAGATGTCGATAAATCATCATTAGATAAACTTGCTTTGCATGCAGAAAGAGTTTTCTAA
- the motB gene encoding flagellar motor protein MotB: protein MAKKAKKKKHDEHIDESWLVPYADILTLLLAVFIILFASSSVDQEKLERMSAVFSQVFDGGTSFLEQPAPVPSPNADSDQTPQQNSAYLKDQQELAAIKDSVDNFIAVNEMEGQFATEMTDEGLLVTIRDSILFDPGKATIKPEYIPIAKELADVLVSNPPRNIVITGHTDNVPAGPNFSSNLELSLMRASNFYMVLLDSNSQLKSENFSAKGYGENRAIAPNDTAEGRAQNRRVEVLIQPLVTEDGSEAKNTQ from the coding sequence TTGGCAAAGAAAGCTAAGAAAAAAAAGCATGATGAACATATTGATGAATCTTGGTTAGTTCCATACGCAGATATTTTAACTTTGCTCTTAGCTGTGTTTATTATTTTATTTGCCTCAAGTTCAGTTGATCAAGAAAAGTTAGAGAGAATGTCGGCGGTATTTAGTCAAGTATTTGACGGTGGAACAAGCTTTCTAGAGCAGCCTGCACCAGTACCAAGCCCGAATGCAGATAGCGACCAAACGCCACAGCAAAATTCGGCCTATTTAAAGGATCAACAAGAGCTAGCAGCTATTAAAGATAGTGTGGACAACTTTATTGCAGTTAATGAGATGGAAGGTCAATTTGCAACTGAAATGACAGATGAGGGATTGCTTGTAACTATCCGTGATAGTATTTTATTTGATCCTGGTAAAGCAACGATTAAACCAGAATATATTCCAATTGCAAAAGAGCTTGCGGATGTATTAGTGTCTAATCCACCTCGTAATATTGTTATTACAGGTCATACAGATAATGTGCCAGCTGGCCCTAACTTCTCATCAAACTTGGAGTTATCATTAATGCGTGCGTCTAATTTTTACATGGTATTATTAGATAGTAATTCACAATTAAAGTCTGAGAACTTTAGTGCGAAAGGCTATGGTGAAAACCGAGCGATTGCTCCAAACGATACAGCAGAAGGTCGTGCACAGAACCGACGTGTAGAAGTGCTTATTCAGCCATTGGTTACCGAAGATGGTTCAGAAGCAAAAAATACACAATAA
- a CDS encoding heavy metal translocating P-type ATPase, whose protein sequence is MEYYNRENINLIEKTKEHAELIAALMAGIFILLAWRLDTSGQTTASVLLYLIAFFVGGFAKAKEGIEETIEDRKLNVELLMVLAAIGSAAIGYWTEGAILIFIFAVSGALETYAMNKSHREISALMNLQPEEAWLVRGGFEPMKVSVSTLNIGDHLLIKPGERIPADGIIFKGQSSIDESAISGEPLPVSKIEGDEVFAGTVNLNGAITMEMTKANSETLFQKIIQLVQSAQSEKSPSQQFIEKFEGSYVKFVLLGVALMMFLPHFLLGWDWTTTFYRAMVLLVVASPCALVASIMPATLAAISNGAKNGVLFKGGLHLEHLSVLRALAVDKTGTLTQGKPVVTDFIVREGVDRNIALAKLAGIESQSNHPLAQAITTYAKAEGINTLPQATIEDIPGWGIKGTIHNEEYQVGKPEFVGTQLANDFANSAATKLAAEGKTVIFIRDQHGIVALTALKDTVRSEAKKAVALLKDLGIQVVMLTGDNEKTAKVIAKEAGVTEYVAECLPETKVTEMKRLLTQHQFVGMVGDGINDAPALATATTGIAMGEGTDVALETADVVLMKNDLSKIAYAVRLSRKMQRIVKQNIFFSIGVIVLLIASNFLQVVDLPLGVIGHEGSTILVILNGLRMLNKNI, encoded by the coding sequence ATGGAATACTATAATCGAGAAAATATAAATTTAATTGAGAAAACAAAAGAACATGCTGAATTGATCGCTGCATTGATGGCGGGCATTTTCATCTTACTTGCATGGCGTTTAGATACGAGCGGACAAACAACTGCTTCAGTTCTACTATATTTAATTGCATTTTTTGTAGGTGGATTCGCAAAAGCAAAAGAGGGCATTGAAGAAACGATTGAAGATCGAAAATTAAATGTAGAGCTATTGATGGTATTAGCCGCCATTGGTTCTGCAGCAATCGGCTATTGGACAGAGGGAGCTATTCTTATTTTCATTTTCGCAGTAAGTGGTGCACTTGAAACATATGCAATGAATAAAAGTCATCGTGAAATATCAGCACTTATGAATTTACAGCCAGAAGAAGCTTGGTTAGTGCGTGGCGGATTTGAACCTATGAAAGTGTCCGTGTCCACGTTAAATATCGGCGATCATTTATTAATTAAACCAGGTGAACGCATTCCAGCAGATGGTATTATTTTCAAAGGACAGTCTTCTATTGATGAATCGGCTATTAGTGGAGAGCCGCTGCCTGTCTCAAAAATCGAAGGTGACGAAGTATTTGCAGGCACAGTAAATTTAAATGGTGCTATTACGATGGAAATGACCAAAGCAAATTCAGAAACACTTTTCCAAAAAATTATACAACTTGTCCAAAGTGCGCAAAGTGAAAAATCTCCCTCACAACAATTCATCGAAAAATTTGAGGGGTCTTATGTAAAATTTGTGTTATTAGGTGTTGCCTTAATGATGTTCCTTCCCCACTTTTTACTCGGCTGGGATTGGACAACGACATTTTACCGAGCAATGGTGTTATTGGTGGTTGCATCCCCTTGTGCACTCGTAGCATCAATTATGCCTGCAACACTAGCAGCCATCTCAAATGGTGCAAAAAATGGTGTGCTTTTTAAAGGCGGCTTACATTTAGAGCATCTCAGTGTTTTACGTGCTTTAGCTGTCGATAAAACAGGTACTTTAACACAGGGGAAACCAGTTGTTACAGATTTTATTGTCCGAGAAGGCGTAGATCGTAATATAGCTTTAGCAAAGCTTGCAGGGATTGAATCGCAATCCAATCACCCACTAGCTCAAGCCATTACCACATACGCTAAAGCAGAAGGAATTAACACATTACCACAGGCAACAATCGAGGATATTCCTGGTTGGGGTATAAAAGGGACGATCCACAATGAGGAGTATCAAGTAGGGAAACCTGAGTTTGTTGGTACTCAGCTTGCCAATGACTTTGCAAATAGTGCAGCTACAAAACTTGCCGCAGAAGGGAAAACAGTTATTTTTATTCGGGATCAGCATGGTATTGTTGCCTTAACAGCTCTAAAAGATACTGTACGCAGCGAAGCTAAAAAGGCTGTAGCTCTATTAAAAGATCTCGGTATTCAAGTAGTAATGCTCACAGGTGACAATGAAAAAACAGCCAAAGTCATTGCAAAGGAAGCTGGCGTTACCGAATATGTAGCAGAATGTCTACCTGAAACAAAAGTTACTGAAATGAAACGCCTACTTACACAACATCAATTTGTTGGAATGGTCGGCGACGGTATTAACGATGCCCCTGCATTAGCTACGGCAACTACTGGCATTGCGATGGGTGAAGGAACAGACGTTGCATTAGAAACAGCGGATGTTGTGTTAATGAAAAATGATTTATCCAAAATTGCTTATGCTGTGCGCTTATCTCGTAAAATGCAGCGTATTGTAAAACAAAATATCTTCTTCTCTATCGGTGTTATTGTTTTATTAATCGCCTCTAACTTTTTACAAGTAGTCGACCTACCTTTAGGTGTAATCGGACATGAAGGTAGTACAATTCTAGTTATTTTAAACGGTTTACGCATGCTCAATAAAAATATCTAA
- a CDS encoding beta-class carbonic anhydrase, whose product MTMLQDILEFNKEFVQEKKYEPFITTKYPDKRIVVLSCMDTRLVELLPKAMNLRNGDVKIVKSAGALVSHPFGAVMRSLLVAVYGLQADEVYVVGHYDCGMSAVDPDAMLSEMVTRGIDPETIKMLEYSGFDLKEFLRGFGDVATSVKKSVDTIRNHPLMVKDVPVHGLIIDPNTGHLDLIEDGSK is encoded by the coding sequence ATGACAATGTTACAAGATATTTTAGAGTTTAATAAAGAGTTTGTACAAGAAAAGAAATATGAACCATTCATCACTACAAAATATCCTGATAAACGTATTGTTGTTTTATCTTGTATGGATACTCGTCTTGTAGAGCTTTTACCAAAAGCTATGAATTTGCGGAATGGCGATGTAAAAATAGTGAAAAGTGCTGGCGCATTAGTGAGCCATCCTTTCGGTGCAGTTATGCGTAGTTTATTAGTGGCTGTCTATGGCCTACAAGCTGATGAAGTGTATGTCGTTGGACATTATGACTGCGGAATGAGTGCAGTTGACCCTGATGCTATGCTTAGTGAAATGGTGACAAGGGGTATTGATCCAGAAACAATCAAAATGTTGGAATATTCTGGTTTTGATTTAAAAGAATTTTTACGTGGTTTCGGTGACGTAGCAACAAGTGTTAAGAAAAGTGTCGATACGATTCGTAATCACCCATTAATGGTGAAAGACGTTCCTGTTCATGGTTTAATCATTGATCCGAATACAGGTCATCTTGATTTAATTGAAGACGGTAGCAAATAA
- a CDS encoding SE1561 family protein, which yields MSKPITDKKQQVTYLKERLEIFLEVLDALDPETAELEDIDRLIQMMDDLEDKMEQFNAREQ from the coding sequence ATGTCAAAGCCAATCACTGATAAAAAACAGCAAGTAACCTACTTAAAAGAGCGTCTTGAAATTTTTTTAGAAGTATTAGATGCCCTTGATCCCGAAACTGCTGAATTAGAGGATATCGATCGCTTAATTCAAATGATGGATGATTTAGAAGATAAAATGGAGCAGTTTAATGCTCGTGAACAATAA
- a CDS encoding aminopeptidase, with the protein MNLLLSFNTKLLKYAELAVKVGVNIQKGQYLYISCSTDNLKLAQIITKIAYKNGAKQVFVDLSDDELVRARYEGAPKDSFDFFPPWKVQEREWLVEHGAAFLSISSQNPDLLKGIERDRIMAFQKASGKALANYYQSLQSDKFSWSVIAAPSKAWAAKVFPHLQEEQQMDALWEAIFAATRIDVEHSIEAWHAHDQELHSKADYLNGKQYKSLHYTAPGTDLTIELPTHHVWTGGSSINTQGQAFMANMPTEEIFTAPLKTGVNGYVSSTKPLSYGGNIIDHFTLTFKDGRIIDVKAEQGQEILASLIETDEGAHYLGEIALVPHQSPISQSNLLFYNTLFDENASNHLAIGSAYAFCIEGGKEMTSEELSAHGLNQSLTHVDFMIGSDKMNIDGITHDDQIDPIFRDGNWAI; encoded by the coding sequence ATGAATTTGTTATTATCATTTAACACAAAATTACTAAAATATGCCGAATTAGCTGTGAAAGTAGGAGTAAATATCCAAAAAGGTCAGTATCTTTATATAAGCTGTTCGACTGATAACCTAAAATTGGCGCAAATAATTACCAAAATAGCTTATAAAAATGGTGCAAAACAGGTATTTGTCGATTTATCGGATGACGAGCTTGTACGTGCTCGTTATGAGGGAGCACCAAAAGACTCATTTGATTTCTTCCCGCCATGGAAAGTGCAAGAGCGTGAATGGTTGGTTGAACACGGAGCCGCTTTCTTAAGCATTAGCTCACAAAATCCAGATTTACTAAAAGGTATAGAGCGTGACAGAATCATGGCCTTCCAAAAAGCATCTGGTAAAGCATTAGCAAACTATTATCAATCGCTACAGTCTGATAAATTTAGTTGGTCGGTTATCGCTGCTCCATCTAAAGCCTGGGCAGCAAAAGTATTCCCTCACTTACAAGAGGAACAACAAATGGATGCATTATGGGAAGCCATCTTTGCAGCGACACGTATTGACGTTGAACATTCTATAGAAGCTTGGCATGCTCACGATCAGGAATTACATAGCAAAGCTGATTATTTAAATGGGAAGCAATATAAGTCGCTCCACTATACTGCTCCAGGCACTGACCTAACTATTGAGTTACCTACACATCATGTGTGGACAGGTGGCAGTAGTATTAATACACAGGGCCAAGCATTTATGGCCAATATGCCTACAGAAGAAATTTTTACAGCCCCTTTAAAAACAGGTGTTAATGGGTATGTTTCCAGTACTAAGCCATTAAGCTACGGAGGCAATATTATCGATCATTTCACTTTAACATTTAAGGATGGTCGTATCATTGACGTGAAGGCAGAGCAAGGACAAGAAATTTTAGCTTCCCTTATTGAAACAGATGAGGGTGCTCATTATCTTGGTGAAATAGCATTAGTTCCACATCAATCACCTATTTCACAATCTAATTTATTATTTTACAATACATTATTCGATGAAAATGCCTCGAATCATTTAGCCATTGGCAGTGCCTACGCATTTTGCATTGAGGGTGGTAAAGAAATGACTTCTGAGGAATTAAGTGCACATGGTCTTAACCAAAGCTTGACACATGTAGACTTTATGATTGGATCGGATAAGATGAATATAGATGGAATTACTCATGATGATCAAATAGACCCAATATTCCGCGATGGAAATTGGGCAATCTAA
- the motA gene encoding flagellar motor stator protein MotA — translation MDKSSIIGLILALVALLTGMVMKGVSLSAFYNPAAILIIIFGTISAVTIAFPMQELKRVPKLFKILFKETKLANDIEIIKMFSQWADLARREGLLALESKASEIEDPFLKNGLTLAIDGQNADYIRDVLTEEVEAMEERHASGSAIFTQAGTYAPTLGVLGAVVGLIAALADMNDIEKLGHAISAAFMATLLGIFTGYVLWHPFANKLKRKSALEVKQKRMMIEGILSVLEGEAPRVIEQKLSSYLTMEERRQISGESGAGGLGKES, via the coding sequence ATGGATAAATCGTCGATTATAGGGTTAATACTTGCCTTAGTAGCACTATTAACGGGGATGGTGATGAAGGGTGTAAGCTTAAGTGCATTTTATAACCCTGCAGCCATTCTAATTATCATTTTTGGTACTATTTCAGCAGTAACAATTGCCTTTCCAATGCAAGAGTTAAAGCGCGTACCGAAGCTATTTAAAATTCTTTTTAAAGAAACGAAATTAGCGAATGATATAGAAATTATTAAAATGTTTTCACAATGGGCTGACTTAGCTCGTCGTGAAGGACTATTAGCACTTGAAAGCAAGGCTTCTGAAATTGAAGATCCATTTTTAAAAAATGGTCTTACATTAGCAATTGATGGTCAAAATGCTGACTACATCCGTGATGTACTAACGGAAGAAGTGGAAGCAATGGAAGAGCGTCATGCTAGTGGGTCTGCTATTTTTACGCAAGCAGGTACATATGCACCAACTTTAGGGGTTCTTGGTGCAGTAGTAGGGTTAATCGCCGCATTGGCTGATATGAACGATATCGAAAAGCTTGGACATGCTATTTCGGCTGCTTTCATGGCTACATTACTCGGTATCTTTACAGGTTATGTTTTATGGCACCCATTTGCGAACAAGTTAAAGCGTAAGTCTGCTTTAGAAGTAAAACAAAAGAGAATGATGATTGAGGGTATCCTTTCAGTATTAGAAGGGGAGGCTCCACGTGTAATTGAACAGAAACTATCATCATACTTAACGATGGAAGAACGTCGTCAAATTTCTGGTGAAAGCGGGGCGGGTGGCCTTGGCAAAGAAAGCTAA
- a CDS encoding YihY/virulence factor BrkB family protein, which translates to MEGKKATMQNAFGFVKSFVSPEEESIDVMTSKGFVQDLISRLKRVEISALAAQLAYFFLLSFFPLLIFLVTLLPYLNLETTQVYSFLVNILPDEVYKLIENTLNEILTNRNSSLLSIGVLGTIWSASKGINALIRALNKAYDTEGRAGILDRGLSLVFTIALVIVMAVALLLPVFGQQIGHFLFSIVGIEEQFESIWHKLRWSIPPLLIFIVLMGIYWVVPNTSPRLKIMGVWPGAMFATLAWLAVTYGFSFYINNFANYSATYGSIGGVIILMLWLYFTGIIIIFGGVLNATMQKRALQKELHE; encoded by the coding sequence ATGGAAGGAAAAAAAGCAACAATGCAAAATGCTTTTGGGTTCGTAAAGTCGTTTGTCTCTCCTGAGGAGGAATCGATTGACGTGATGACATCCAAAGGCTTTGTTCAAGATTTAATAAGTCGGCTAAAGCGAGTTGAAATATCTGCGCTTGCTGCACAATTGGCTTATTTCTTTTTACTATCGTTCTTCCCCTTACTTATTTTCTTAGTGACGCTATTACCGTATCTAAATTTAGAAACGACACAGGTCTATTCATTTTTAGTGAATATCTTACCAGATGAAGTGTATAAGCTGATTGAAAATACGCTGAATGAGATTTTAACAAATCGAAATAGTAGTTTATTGTCCATCGGGGTTCTCGGTACAATTTGGTCTGCATCGAAAGGTATTAATGCGCTTATTCGAGCTTTAAATAAAGCCTATGATACAGAGGGGAGAGCTGGCATATTGGATAGAGGGTTGTCACTGGTTTTTACAATCGCTCTTGTAATTGTGATGGCTGTCGCTCTCTTACTACCAGTTTTTGGTCAGCAAATAGGGCATTTCCTATTTTCAATCGTTGGAATTGAGGAGCAATTTGAATCTATTTGGCACAAATTAAGATGGTCAATACCACCTTTACTTATTTTTATCGTTTTAATGGGAATCTACTGGGTCGTTCCAAATACAAGCCCGCGTTTAAAAATAATGGGTGTATGGCCAGGGGCGATGTTTGCGACACTTGCCTGGTTAGCAGTCACATATGGTTTCTCTTTCTATATTAATAATTTTGCAAATTATTCTGCTACATATGGTAGTATCGGTGGTGTCATTATTTTAATGCTCTGGTTATACTTTACGGGGATTATTATCATCTTTGGTGGGGTATTAAATGCTACCATGCAAAAAAGGGCACTACAAAAAGAACTTCATGAGTAA
- a CDS encoding polyphosphate kinase 2 family protein: MAQNLKNLDLSIELDKKMYKKKLKVLQYEMLNAQQFLLKNKIGLILVFEGMDAAGKGGAIKRLIERVDPRGYVVHPISAPQPHELRYNYLQRFWRKLPQHGQIAIFDRSWYGRVLVERIEGFATKDEWSRAYEEINNFEKILTAGDYIIIKFWLHVSDEEQLKRFKEREENPYKSWKLTDEDWRNREKSPQYIEAANAMFDKTDKKDAPWILVAGDDKKHARVQVLQETIAHIEREAQKRGLHLTNVLANGQLEDADSSSLEIINEKKQEQKTK; encoded by the coding sequence ATGGCACAAAATTTGAAAAACCTAGACCTATCCATTGAACTAGATAAAAAGATGTATAAAAAGAAATTAAAAGTACTCCAATATGAAATGTTAAATGCACAGCAGTTTTTACTAAAAAACAAAATAGGTTTAATCTTAGTATTTGAAGGAATGGATGCTGCTGGTAAAGGTGGCGCGATCAAACGATTGATTGAACGTGTAGATCCGCGCGGTTATGTGGTACACCCTATCTCAGCTCCACAGCCACATGAATTACGCTATAACTATTTACAAAGATTCTGGAGAAAACTACCGCAGCATGGACAAATCGCTATTTTCGACCGCTCATGGTATGGACGTGTACTAGTAGAGCGTATCGAAGGCTTTGCAACAAAGGATGAATGGTCTCGTGCGTATGAAGAAATTAATAATTTCGAGAAAATTTTAACTGCGGGAGATTACATAATTATTAAGTTCTGGCTACATGTTTCAGATGAAGAGCAATTAAAACGCTTTAAAGAACGTGAAGAAAACCCTTATAAATCTTGGAAGCTAACAGACGAGGATTGGCGGAATCGAGAAAAATCACCACAATATATTGAAGCGGCGAATGCAATGTTTGACAAGACAGATAAAAAGGATGCTCCATGGATTTTAGTTGCTGGAGACGATAAAAAACATGCGCGTGTTCAGGTGCTTCAAGAAACAATTGCACATATTGAACGTGAGGCTCAAAAACGTGGTCTTCATCTAACAAATGTATTAGCTAATGGACAGCTAGAGGATGCTGATTCATCCAGTTTAGAAATAATAAATGAGAAAAAGCAAGAACAAAAAACAAAATAA
- a CDS encoding GNAT family N-acetyltransferase codes for MVLKIWNLLRKKGGNVVTIKGEKCYIRTFQEKDARSLSGLVSRNKYFWSVYEPLQKPEYYTVDAQYKKIQESLYLMESKREFTFGIFEHGTNNLIGHIALYAVKRLPYSSAFVGYAMDEIYVGKGIVTEAVNMVVRFAFDQIGLHRVEAYVSTQNNPSMRVLEKAGFQQEGLLRRLLYINGRWVDHYMYARLEDE; via the coding sequence ATGGTGCTTAAAATTTGGAATTTATTAAGAAAAAAGGGTGGGAATGTGGTAACGATAAAGGGGGAAAAATGCTACATCCGCACATTCCAAGAAAAAGATGCACGAAGTTTATCGGGTCTCGTAAGCCGCAATAAATACTTTTGGTCTGTATACGAGCCACTACAAAAACCAGAATATTATACAGTTGATGCTCAATATAAAAAAATTCAAGAGAGTCTCTATTTAATGGAGTCAAAACGAGAATTTACTTTTGGTATTTTTGAGCATGGAACAAATAATCTAATAGGGCATATTGCACTTTATGCTGTAAAACGCTTACCGTACTCAAGTGCATTTGTTGGCTATGCGATGGATGAAATCTATGTAGGCAAGGGAATCGTCACAGAGGCTGTAAATATGGTGGTGAGATTCGCATTCGATCAAATTGGTTTACACCGTGTAGAGGCATATGTCTCTACACAAAATAACCCCTCTATGCGCGTATTAGAGAAGGCTGGATTTCAACAAGAGGGTCTGCTAAGGAGGCTACTGTATATTAATGGCCGATGGGTAGATCACTATATGTATGCGCGTTTAGAGGATGAATAG
- a CDS encoding DUF1128 domain-containing protein, which yields MDLSVPSKENVVYMVDQMKDKLRMVNVDAMKSEHFDEANYEDLVYLYEMVMKRETFSPSEMQAIVAELGSLRK from the coding sequence ATGGATTTATCAGTTCCGTCTAAGGAAAACGTAGTGTATATGGTGGATCAAATGAAGGACAAGCTACGCATGGTGAATGTTGATGCAATGAAATCAGAACATTTCGATGAAGCTAATTATGAAGATTTAGTGTATTTATATGAGATGGTGATGAAAAGAGAAACATTTAGCCCAAGTGAAATGCAAGCGATTGTTGCTGAATTGGGGTCTTTACGTAAGTAA
- a CDS encoding YwqG family protein, which produces MAAKNLLELPEEFEKYRPLIEETMKPVVLVDTKVSKTSLFQSKFAGDPYFPLSMEYPTNNNGQPLKLLAQINFTEVPKHLANFPEEGILQFYIDGYDDVLGMDFDNGQNQEGFRVIFHESIVHDETKLVQDFSFVKLVDEEMYFPVEREMALSFQAGFEPLSIDDFRSNDMYASILTSIEDDDTLEDAFYDALTGDGHKIGGYPYFTQEDPRAYGDYTDSTIMLLQIDSVGDDILWGDCGVGNFFITAEELNNKDFSKVLYNWDCH; this is translated from the coding sequence ATGGCTGCTAAAAATTTACTTGAATTACCGGAAGAATTTGAAAAATATAGACCATTAATAGAAGAAACAATGAAGCCTGTTGTATTGGTTGATACGAAGGTAAGCAAAACATCTTTATTTCAAAGTAAGTTTGCAGGGGATCCCTATTTTCCACTGTCGATGGAATATCCAACAAATAACAATGGACAACCTTTGAAGCTATTAGCTCAAATTAATTTTACAGAAGTACCAAAGCATCTAGCGAATTTTCCAGAAGAGGGAATATTACAGTTTTATATTGATGGTTATGACGATGTGTTAGGAATGGATTTTGATAATGGACAAAATCAAGAAGGATTTCGTGTTATCTTCCATGAATCGATCGTGCATGATGAAACAAAGCTCGTTCAAGATTTTTCATTTGTCAAATTAGTGGATGAGGAGATGTATTTTCCTGTAGAGCGTGAAATGGCACTATCCTTTCAAGCAGGCTTTGAACCATTGTCCATTGATGATTTTAGAAGTAATGACATGTACGCCAGTATCTTAACATCAATAGAGGATGATGATACATTAGAAGATGCTTTCTATGATGCTTTGACTGGTGATGGACATAAAATAGGTGGGTATCCGTACTTTACACAGGAAGATCCACGAGCATACGGTGATTATACGGACTCTACAATCATGTTATTACAGATTGATAGTGTAGGTGATGATATCCTTTGGGGCGATTGTGGTGTCGGCAACTTCTTCATTACAGCAGAAGAGCTAAACAATAAAGATTTTAGCAAGGTACTTTATAATTGGGACTGCCACTAA